The Sulfurirhabdus autotrophica genome has a window encoding:
- a CDS encoding type II secretion system protein, translating into MQNQKGFTLIEIAIVLVIIGLILGGVLKGQEMITQAKIRNVANDLNGVSAAYYGYQDRYRAIPGDDPNAETRWTSAVTVKGNGDGVVTVTPVAPATVAESNLFWQHLRLSGFISGPTNTQTPPTNSVGGITTVQTGAFGLTGLVVCTSNLPAAIANAIDSQFDDGIGTTGQVRGGTTLGPAASDAADYVDDGVKRYTVCKNI; encoded by the coding sequence ATGCAAAACCAAAAGGGCTTTACCTTAATTGAAATTGCGATCGTGCTGGTTATCATTGGTTTGATACTTGGCGGCGTGCTGAAAGGCCAGGAAATGATTACCCAGGCCAAGATCAGAAATGTGGCAAATGATTTGAATGGTGTGTCAGCTGCCTACTATGGCTATCAAGACAGATACCGTGCTATTCCAGGTGATGATCCTAATGCCGAGACTCGATGGACATCTGCAGTTACTGTAAAAGGTAACGGAGATGGCGTAGTCACTGTAACCCCCGTTGCACCAGCAACCGTAGCTGAATCAAATCTATTCTGGCAACATTTGCGCTTATCTGGATTTATATCCGGACCAACAAATACTCAAACCCCTCCGACGAATTCTGTTGGAGGAATAACCACGGTTCAAACAGGCGCATTTGGGCTCACTGGGCTAGTTGTTTGCACTTCTAATCTCCCTGCAGCCATTGCTAACGCAATTGATAGTCAATTTGATGATGGTATTGGCACAACAGGTCAAGTTCGAGGAGGAACAACTTTAGGCCCAGCTGCTTCCGATGCAGCTGATTACGTGGATGACGGGGTAAAAAGATACACAGTCTGCAAAAACATTTAA
- a CDS encoding monovalent cation:proton antiporter family protein, which yields MHNTLSLVLILLAAAVLMVALFRVLRLPPMLGYLLVGMLIGPHAFGLIQDSAQTRYLAEFGVVFLMFSIGLEFSLPKLLAMRKLVFGLGGAQVVLTLSVVWVISWVLELNWMTGIALGGALAMSSTAIVSKMLSERLELQSPHGRQVIGVLLFQDLAVVPLLILIPALAAGGGNLGMALGVAAIKAVVVLTVLLYFGQRLMRSWFHLVASQKSSELFMLNVLLITLGLAYLTELAGLSLALGAFLAGMLISETEYRYQVDDDIKPFRDVLMGLFFITIGMLLDFGAVVQNFGWVALVLTALVLGKLALIVGLGRLFGYDTAVALRTGLGLAQAGEFGFVLLSQAGALNLVDAGTLQIVLASMLISMMLAPFMIQYTEVIVRRLCGSEWVGRAKDLHEISVRSFAATGHVIICGYGRSGQNLARFLDQENVPYIALDLDPQRVKDAAGGGESVVFGDAARREVLIAAGLKRAKAIVVTYAEVASAMKILRHVQELRPELPVIVRTLDDTDLEKLMQAGATEVVPEVLEGSLMLASHALMLLGVPLSRVIKRIRDVREQRYGLFRGFFRGVSDASLEQSELVQPRLQSVLISQGAAAVNKTIGELGLDEFLIEVLAVRRHNIRGLNPSADTLIEAGDVLVLRGAPENLAVAEIRLLQG from the coding sequence ATGCATAACACTTTATCCCTTGTACTGATACTACTCGCTGCCGCCGTGCTGATGGTGGCGCTGTTTCGTGTCTTGCGTTTGCCTCCCATGCTGGGTTATTTACTGGTTGGTATGCTTATCGGTCCGCATGCGTTTGGTTTGATTCAGGATAGCGCCCAGACCCGTTATTTAGCTGAGTTTGGCGTGGTATTTCTGATGTTTAGCATCGGGCTGGAATTCAGCCTGCCTAAATTGCTTGCGATGCGAAAGCTGGTATTTGGTTTGGGCGGGGCTCAGGTGGTTCTCACGCTTTCAGTTGTCTGGGTGATCAGCTGGGTCTTAGAATTAAACTGGATGACAGGTATCGCGTTGGGTGGGGCGCTGGCTATGTCATCAACAGCCATTGTTAGCAAAATGCTGTCTGAGCGGCTTGAGTTGCAATCACCCCATGGTCGTCAGGTCATTGGTGTGCTGTTGTTTCAGGATCTGGCTGTGGTGCCTTTACTGATCTTGATCCCTGCGCTTGCTGCTGGTGGGGGTAATTTAGGTATGGCGCTGGGTGTGGCTGCCATAAAAGCGGTAGTGGTGCTGACTGTATTGCTTTACTTCGGCCAGCGTTTGATGCGCTCATGGTTCCATCTGGTCGCCAGCCAGAAATCTTCTGAATTGTTCATGCTCAACGTGCTGCTGATCACGCTGGGGCTGGCTTATTTGACCGAACTTGCAGGCCTTTCTCTCGCGCTTGGTGCATTTCTGGCCGGTATGTTGATTTCTGAAACGGAATACCGCTACCAAGTGGATGACGACATCAAGCCATTCCGTGATGTATTAATGGGATTGTTTTTTATTACCATCGGCATGTTGCTGGATTTTGGTGCGGTAGTGCAAAATTTCGGTTGGGTTGCACTGGTGCTCACTGCGCTGGTGCTGGGAAAACTGGCCTTGATTGTAGGGTTGGGAAGGTTGTTTGGATATGATACGGCCGTTGCATTGCGTACTGGATTAGGTCTGGCGCAAGCGGGTGAGTTTGGCTTCGTGTTGTTGTCCCAGGCTGGCGCTTTGAATCTGGTTGATGCCGGAACGCTGCAGATTGTTCTGGCTTCGATGCTGATTTCGATGATGCTGGCTCCTTTCATGATTCAATATACAGAAGTCATCGTACGGCGCTTATGCGGGAGTGAGTGGGTTGGTCGTGCCAAGGATTTACACGAAATTTCTGTGCGCAGCTTTGCCGCGACAGGCCACGTGATTATTTGTGGTTATGGCCGTAGCGGTCAGAACTTGGCGCGTTTTCTGGACCAGGAAAATGTCCCTTATATTGCACTGGATCTCGACCCACAAAGGGTAAAAGATGCCGCAGGCGGGGGTGAAAGCGTGGTATTTGGTGATGCTGCACGCCGTGAAGTGTTAATAGCAGCAGGCTTAAAACGTGCCAAAGCCATCGTTGTGACTTATGCAGAAGTGGCCTCTGCCATGAAAATTTTACGGCACGTTCAGGAATTGCGCCCTGAATTACCAGTTATTGTTCGCACGTTGGATGATACCGATCTGGAAAAACTCATGCAGGCTGGTGCCACTGAAGTGGTGCCAGAAGTGCTGGAAGGCTCACTCATGCTGGCTTCCCATGCACTGATGTTGCTGGGTGTGCCGCTGTCTCGCGTGATTAAACGCATTCGTGATGTGCGAGAACAGCGGTATGGATTGTTCAGGGGCTTCTTCCGGGGTGTCAGTGACGCCAGTCTGGAGCAATCCGAATTAGTGCAACCCCGGTTGCAATCCGTGCTAATCAGTCAGGGTGCTGCAGCAGTAAATAAAACCATTGGTGAATTGGGGCTGGATGAGTTTCTGATTGAAGTGCTGGCAGTACGCAGGCACAACATTCGAGGCTTAAATCCTTCGGCAGATACGTTGATTGAAGCGGGCGATGTGCTGGTGCTACGGGGTGCGCCAGAAAACTTGGCGGTTGCGGAAATACGGCTGTTGCAGGGGTAA
- a CDS encoding KpsF/GutQ family sugar-phosphate isomerase: MALIDRLDQQFIKALEIILHCQGRVVVSGMGKSGHIARKIAATMASTGTPAFFMHPAEASHGDLGMITSNDVLITLSNSGESAELVSILPMVKRKGAKLISMTGNANSTLAREADVHLDASVKEEACPLGLAPTASTTASLALGDALAIALLDARGFGADDFARSHPGGALGRRLLVHVKDIMHAGAALPKVTQTALLSEALLEMSRKGMGMTAVVDEKDKLLGLFTDGDLRRTLDKNLDIHTTLITQVMTQSPRTIDANKLAAEAVQVMEQYKINGLLVTNENQQLLGALNMHDLLRAGVV; the protein is encoded by the coding sequence ATGGCCCTCATCGACAGATTGGATCAGCAATTCATAAAAGCTCTTGAAATTATTTTACACTGCCAAGGGCGAGTTGTGGTTAGCGGCATGGGGAAATCAGGTCATATTGCACGAAAAATCGCTGCCACCATGGCCAGCACAGGCACGCCAGCATTTTTTATGCATCCTGCAGAGGCCAGCCATGGTGATCTGGGGATGATTACCTCTAACGATGTGCTGATTACGCTTTCCAACTCAGGTGAAAGCGCAGAACTCGTTTCAATTTTGCCCATGGTCAAGCGTAAGGGCGCAAAACTGATTTCCATGACAGGCAATGCCAACTCCACTTTAGCACGGGAAGCGGATGTGCATCTTGATGCTTCAGTTAAAGAAGAAGCATGCCCCCTAGGACTAGCGCCAACTGCCAGTACCACAGCTTCTTTGGCACTGGGTGATGCCTTGGCGATTGCTTTACTGGACGCACGGGGTTTTGGGGCAGATGATTTTGCGCGCAGCCATCCTGGAGGTGCGCTAGGCCGTCGCCTCTTAGTGCATGTAAAAGACATTATGCATGCTGGCGCTGCTTTGCCAAAAGTCACTCAAACCGCGTTACTGTCTGAAGCATTACTGGAGATGTCGCGTAAAGGCATGGGAATGACTGCCGTGGTAGATGAAAAAGATAAATTGCTGGGTTTGTTTACAGATGGCGATTTACGACGCACCCTGGACAAAAATCTGGACATACACACGACGCTGATCACACAGGTCATGACGCAATCACCCCGTACCATCGATGCCAACAAGCTGGCTGCTGAAGCCGTTCAGGTAATGGAACAATACAAAATTAACGGTTTGCTGGTAACCAACGAAAATCAGCAACTGCTGGGCGCACTTAACATGCACGATTTACTGCGTGCAGGTGTAGTGTAA
- the kdsC gene encoding 3-deoxy-manno-octulosonate-8-phosphatase KdsC — translation MQEFFTRAKQIKLVIFDVDGVMTDGSLYLTDDGQELKAFNSLDGHGMKMLKRSGVDLAIITGRTSKLVLHRAKNLGIEHIYQGVENKVEAYEHLIDALQLAPENVAYMGDDVVDLPVMRRCGLALCVANGHQLAKQHAHFVTKLAGGHGAVREICELMMQAQGTYDAQMAQYLS, via the coding sequence ATGCAAGAATTTTTTACGCGAGCAAAACAAATTAAGCTGGTCATTTTTGATGTAGATGGTGTCATGACCGATGGCAGTCTTTACCTTACGGATGATGGGCAAGAGTTGAAAGCGTTCAATTCACTGGATGGCCACGGCATGAAAATGCTCAAGCGTTCTGGAGTAGATCTGGCAATTATTACTGGCCGCACTTCCAAACTGGTTCTTCATCGCGCCAAAAACCTGGGTATAGAACATATTTATCAAGGTGTGGAAAATAAAGTTGAGGCTTATGAACATCTGATTGATGCCTTGCAGCTCGCGCCTGAGAACGTTGCCTACATGGGAGATGATGTAGTTGATTTGCCCGTTATGCGCCGCTGCGGTTTGGCCCTGTGCGTTGCCAATGGTCATCAATTGGCAAAACAGCATGCCCACTTCGTCACCAAGCTGGCCGGTGGCCATGGCGCTGTACGTGAAATTTGCGAATTAATGATGCAGGCACAGGGAACCTACGATGCACAAATGGCACAATATCTCTCTTAA
- the lptC gene encoding LPS export ABC transporter periplasmic protein LptC has translation MNDRVAIWFPIGLMLLLAGLTYWLDQSVQPPPPKQDGSNRHDPDYIIDRFSATRLGEDGTPAYTLIANKMTHYPDDDSTHLEHPYFSSLAKDKPPLHISGDKGLISKDGDHVYFTGHVQVTREAAGIDSQMTLNTTYLHIIPDKGLVSTDKPVVIKDAHTNISAIGLELENNTRTYKLLSRVKGRYDKAK, from the coding sequence ATGAACGATAGAGTCGCCATCTGGTTTCCCATAGGCTTAATGTTATTGCTTGCCGGTCTGACATACTGGCTGGACCAGTCTGTGCAGCCGCCCCCTCCAAAACAGGATGGCAGCAATCGACATGACCCAGACTATATTATTGATCGATTTTCTGCCACACGCCTGGGAGAAGATGGCACACCGGCTTACACACTCATAGCCAACAAGATGACACATTATCCAGATGATGACAGCACACACCTGGAACACCCCTACTTCAGCAGCCTGGCTAAGGACAAACCACCATTACATATTTCTGGAGACAAGGGGCTTATCTCCAAAGACGGAGATCATGTCTATTTCACCGGTCACGTTCAGGTTACTCGCGAGGCAGCAGGCATAGACAGCCAGATGACCTTAAACACCACATATCTGCATATTATCCCTGACAAGGGGCTGGTCAGCACAGATAAACCTGTCGTTATCAAAGACGCACATACCAATATTTCTGCGATTGGCTTAGAATTAGAGAACAATACGAGAACCTACA